One Salvelinus sp. IW2-2015 linkage group LG4q.2, ASM291031v2, whole genome shotgun sequence DNA window includes the following coding sequences:
- the tulp4b gene encoding tubby-related protein 4 isoform X3 has protein sequence MYVCLLLPLIFLHQVSDFTWSHDGSQALIAYRDGFVLVGSVSGQRHWSSEINLESQITCGIWTPDDQQVLFGTADGQVIVMDCHGRMIAHVLLHESDGIVGMSWNCPCFLVEDSTESDTDSDDNNTPQVRNLKPVLTVSFISGDISLMNNYDDLAPTVIRSGLKDVEVQWCSQGDLLAVAGMERHGVPGVPXGSIMRNALVKFYNVQGEHIYTLETPAQRPITTICWGHRDSRLFLACGPALYVVRVEHRVASLQLLCQQGIASALREERDVGKLNMPSLLCSYVTTAFIPTIKPPIPDPNNIRDFVSYPTAGNERLHCTMKRAEDNPEAGGPCYTLYLEHLGGLVPILKGRRISKLRPEFIIMDPKTDSKAGGLGTGKDEVCVNAMISYMTDSCNCSDSSDIELSDEWVGKKSPKLSRGNRSPKHSRRNIESRKSPKTSRTSQEGLRSPRLPTKKPLIRSPSLTRREMSMDGISEHNYLAQVTSNIWGTKFKIVGLASFLPANLGAVIYKTSLLHLQPRQMTIYLPEVRRISLDFMSLPVFNPNVFSEDEDDLPVTGPSGVTGDNPPCTVNIPIAPIHSPAQAMSPTQSIGLVQSLLANQNIQLDVLTNPTATASAAAAAAAAAAAAAAAAAAASASVLGSDHGQDAVAVHYSGTLGRYSNPGQVIFNGLEMGPLLAGTLPPPPPPHNLPQQPHQQRPQSQQTHQQQQSKQPQQIQTQQQQQQQQQQQQQQQQQRMQHQQLQHQQPQIPQHHQHLQQLHIQQIQQQQQQQTQQHQALQQQYQQQQAALQQQQQQIQQQHQHLQQQQIAQQHQQMQLQHEQMHQQQQQMQQQQQQIRQQIIEMRQQQQQLQQQHQQIQQQHQQMQRQHQQMQQQLKLQITLPPPPTGYPTISLQQFQVPHPSPELGPERGQQGHTQSHTLXRPSLPRSRPPSFIDVDSLRSRPPSFLEADTSRSRPPSFIDIDTIRTRPPSFIDVDTGTLRSRPPSFLDADSSRSRTLSFIDTDTLRSRPPSFLDAETSLEIQMRKVNAPPPYPGTVVSAATATTSTAPQTLITNCDNPNILVTADPCLKKDEFSLHPVGLQYQMGYERITTFDSSGNVEEVCRPRRRLIRNQNAYAVQGMGGSATLKVTSSSDSKKVHLPYSSATLSRLSVPRYSIPSGDPPPYPDPANQVNINTTTLPPPQRMDSSHMIHATLRRDRRDGESRLKVSQMVDASRTLPSKSKINSAALALSYQQRVPTALYTCTQCSSNSSSTSVSVSGGGSSSSGIAGGTVVRQDFPPGKGAHHSTIIVHSKSTSPLASQSSYNLLSPVDNSRDRTVYVNSAFTEDEALSQQCRHLTLGEVSLTLKRPPPYQWDPNTAEEFWIPQEQTIVAPPPPPTHKPPPPLIFSNAQHLDMTRLPFLLSTKPPSSPSTVTFPSGYQISLSPFPPGGGQGGPPLQSMQSPPPPCPPNEVVAPVPQFTQQDPNLVLPPGYPPNLANLACCPLPPMYPGASSCAGLQLQPVSLHPWNPYSLPMQDPSGSATLPSKSHQLLEKPVLSPSPPTVPPPPPPSLPPPPPPTMLPKPKSPTEELTESASSFQEPSSLNESPVPDRQGTDRFXKKSRKRLDSRAEEANMTTVSEGKSKKEGRALSDFNSLISSPRLGGREKKKPKGQREQLNKTKKLNRTSTTNEFQDSSESEPELFISGDELMNQSQSSKKGWKSKRSLRMASELEEIKCRKANEREDRGLGSQGFVYVMANKQPLWNEATQVYQLDFGGRVTQESAKNFQIELDGRQVMQFGRIDGNAYILDFQYPFSAVQAFAVALANVTQRLK, from the exons ATGTATGTATGTTTACTCTTACCTCTCATCTTTCTCCATCAGGTGAGTGACTTCACATGGTCTCATGATGGCAGCCAGGCCCTGATCGCCTACCGGGATGGGTTTGTCCTGGTGGGGTCAGTCAGCGGACAGAGACACTGGTCCtcagagattaacctggagagcCAGATCACCTGTGGCATCTGGACACCTGATGACCAACAG GTGTTGTTTGGTACGGCTGATGGTCAGGTGATAGTGATGGACTGCCATGGTCGTATGATCGCCCACGTCCTCCTGCATGAGTCAGATGGCATTGTCGGCATgtcctggaactgtccctgtttcCTGGTGGAGGACAGCACAGAGAGCGACACCGACTCTGATGACAATAACACACCTCAAG TACGTAACCTGAAGCCCGTTCTGACAGTCAGCTTCATATCAGGAGACATCAGTTTGATGAACAACTACGATGACCTCGCTCCTACCGTCATCCGCTCAGGACTCAAAG ATGTGGAGGTACAGTGGTGTTCGCARGGGGACCTCCTGGCAGTAGCTGGGATGGAGAGACATGGTGTCCCTGGAGTCCCCKCTGGCTCTATCATGAGGAACGCCCTGGTCAAGTTCTACAACGTCCAAGGAGAACATATCTacacattagaaacacctgcccAG CGCCCCATCACCACCATCTGCTGGGGCCATAGAGACTCTCGTCTGTTTCTGGCATGTGGCCCGGCGCTGTATGTGGTGCGAGTGGAGCACCGGGTGGCCAGCCTGCAGCTGCTGTGCCAACAGGGCATCGCCAGCGccctgagggaggagagggacgtGGGCAAACTCAACATGCCTTCCTTACTCTGCTCCTATGTCACCACCGCCTTCATACCCACCATCAAG CCTCCCATTCCTGATCCCAACAACATCCGGGACTTTGTCAGCTACCCCACGGCTGGCAACGAAAGGTTGCACTGCACCATGAAGCGAGCGGAGGACAACCCAGAGGCAGGGGGACCCTGTTACACCCTATACCTKGAACACCTAGGGGGGCTGGTGCCTATCCTCAAAGGYAGACGCATCAGCAARCTACGCCCAGAGTTCATCATCATGGACCCCAAAACAGACAGCAAAGCAGGTGGGCTTGGCACAGGAAAAG aCGAGGTGTGTGTGAATGCTATGATCTCCTACATGACTGACAGCTGTAACTGTTCCGACTCCAGCGACATTGAGTTGAGTGATGAGTGGGTCGGGAAGAAGTCGCCTAAACTATCCAGAGGAAACAGGTCTCCCAAGCATTCCAG AAGGAACATTGAATCAAGAAAATCTCCCAAGACGTCTAGGACTAGTCAGGAAGGGCTTCGATCACCAAGGTTACCAACGAAGAAGCCTCTGATTCGTTCTCCCAGTCTGACACGTCGAGAGATGTCCATGGATGGAATCTCTGAG CATAATTACCTGGCTCAAGTCACGTCCAATATTTGGGGGACTAAGTTCAAAATTGTGGGACTTGCTTCTTTCTTACCTGCTAATCTGGGTGCAG TTATCTATAAGACCAGTTTGCTCCATCTACAACCAAGGCAGATGACAATCTACCTTCCAGAGGTGCGGAGAATATCACTTGACTTCATGAGCCTGCCGGTCTTTAACCCCAACGTCTTCAGTGAGGATGAGGATGACTTGCCAG TAACGGGACCATCTGGAGTGACAGGTGACAACCCTCCATGTACGGTCAACATCCCCATCGCGCCCATCCACAGCCCCGCCCAGGCCATGTCCCCCACTCAGAGCATTGGTCTGGTCCAGTCCctgctggccaatcagaacattcAGCTGGATGTCCTGACCAATCCCACAGCTACGgcttcagcagcagcagcagcagcagcagcagcagcagcagcagcagcagcagcagcagcggcctcAGCCTCTGTTCTGGGGTCTGATCATGGTCAGGATGCTGTGGCAGTACATTACAGTGGGACTCTAGGAAGGTACTCCAACCCAGGACAGGTGATATTTAATGGGCTAGAGATGGGTCCCCTCCTGGCTGGAACGTTACCTCCACCTCCGCCTCCACATAACCTCCCTCAACAACCTCACCAACAACGTCCTCAGTCACAACAGACGCACCAACAACAGCAGTCCAAACAACCACAGCAGATACAAacgcaacagcagcagcagcagcagcagcagcagcagcagcagcagcaacaacagaggATGCAACATCAACAACTACAGCACCAACAACCACAGATTCCACAACATCATCAACACCTACAACAGCTTCACATACAGCAGatccaacagcagcagcagcaacagactCAGCAGCACCAAGCACTGCAACAACAGTACCAACAACAACAGGCGGCActgcaacagcaacaacagcagatcCAACAGCAGCACCAACACTTGCAACAGCAGCAAATCGCTCAGCAGCACCAACAGATGCAACTGCAGCACGAGCAAATGCATCAGCAGCAGCAACAaatgcagcaacaacaacagcagatcCGACAGCAGATTATAGAGATgaggcagcaacagcagcagttgcagcagcagcatcagcagaTACAACAGCAACACCAACAGATGCAGAGGCAGCACCAACAAATGCAGCAGCAACTGAAGCTGCAGATCACCTTGCCCCCTCCGCCTACtggctaccccaccatctctttGCAGCAGTTTCAGGTACCCCACCCCAGTCCAGAGTTGGGACCAGAAAGAGGACAGCAGGGCCATACTCAGAGCCATACTCTGRGCAGGCCAAGTCTACCGCGWTccaggcctccatcattcattgatgtMGACAGCTTACGGTCTAGACCTCCTTCCTTCCTCGAAGCAGACACATCAAGATCTAGGCCGCCGTCATTCATCGACATAGACACAATACGGACTAGACCTCCTTCTTTCATTGATGTAGATACCGGTACATTGCGATCTAGACCCCCGTCTTTCCTCGATGCGGACTCCTCCCGATCTAGAACTCTTTCattcatagacacagacacactacgGTCTAGACCTCCTTCCTTCCTCGATGCAGAGACTTCCCTTGAGATCCAGATGAGGAAGGTGAACGCTCCCCCGCCCTACCCAGGAACCGTCGTGTCTGCAGCCACCGCCACAACCTCCACCGCTCCTCAGACCCTCATCACCAACTGTGACAACCCCAACATACTGGTCACAGCAGACCCTTGTCTGAAGAAAGACGAGTTCTCACTCCACCCAGTTGGTCTCCAGTACCAGATGGGATACGAGAGGATCACGACCTTTGACAGCAGTGGGAATGTAGAGGAGGTGTGTCGCCCTCGCAGAAGACTCATACGCAACCAGAACGCCTACGCTGTTCAAGGCATGGGAGGTTCGGCCACACTKAAAGTCACCTCATCGTCTGACAGTAAGAAAGTCCATCTTCCTTACAGCTCAGCGACTCTAAGCCGCCTCTCGGTGCCACGATACTCCATACCCAGCGGAGACCCGCCCCCCTACCCAGATCCAGCCAATCAGGTTAACATTAACACGACAACACTTCCCCCTCCCCAACGCATGGACAGTAGTCACATGATTCACGCTACCTTGCGACGTGACAGGCGAGATGGGGAATCCCGCTTGAAGGTGTCCCAGATGGTTGATGCTTCAAGGACTCTACCGTCCAAGTCTAAGATCAACAGTGCTGCACTAGCGCTCTCTTACCAGCAGAGGGTGCCAACAGCTCTATATACCTGCActcagtgcagcagcaacagcagcagcaccagTGTCAGTGTTAGCGGGGgtggtagtagcagcagtggCATAGCAGGAGGCACTGTGGTGCGGCAGGATTTCCCACCAGGAAAAGGTGCTCATCACAGCACCATCATTGTCCACTCCAAAAGCACTTCACCTCTTGCTTCTCAGTCATCGTACAATCTGCTGAGTCCTGTTGATAACAGCAGGGATAGGACTGTGTATGTGAACTCTGCCTTTACCGAAGACGAGGCATTAAGTCAGCAGTGTCGTCACTTGACTCTTGGGGAGGTTAGTTTGACTCTGAAACGTCCTCCGCCATACCAGTGGGACCCAAACACCGCAGAGGAGTTCTGGATACCTCAAGAACAGACTATCGTAGCTCCCCCTCCACCACCAACGCACAAGCCCCCACCCCCACTCATCTTCAGCAATGCTCAGCACCTGGACATGACGCGGCTGCCTTTCCTACTCTCAACAAAACCCCCCAGCAGCCCAAGCACTGTTACTTTCCCATCGGGTTACCAGATCTCCCTGTCACCTTTCCCTCCAGGGGGAGGTCAGGGTGGACCCCCACTCCAGTCAATGCAGAGCCCTCCACCACCCTGCCCTCCCAACGAAGTAGTTGCCCCAGTTCCCCAGTTCACCCAGCAGGACCCCAACCTGGTCTTGCCACCTGGATACCCTCCCAACCTTGCCAACCTGGCTTGCTGCCCTCTGCCACCGATGTACCCAGGAGCTAGCTCCTGTGCCGGGCTTCAGCTGCAACCTGTTAGCCTGCACCCCTGGAACCCCTACAGCCTACCCATGCAGGACCCCTCAGGCTCTGCCACCCTGCCCAGCAAGTCTCATCAACTGTTAGAGAAGCCagtcctctccccatctcctcctacggttcctcctcccccacctccttcacttcctcctcctcctccaccaaccaTGCTGCCAAAACCCAAAAGCCCTACAGAGGAGCTGACGGAATCTGCCAGTAGCTTCCAGGAGCCGTCTTCTCTAAATGAAAGCCCTGTTCCAGACCGGCAGGGGACTGACAGGTTCWGCAAGAAGAGCCGTAAACGTCTGGACAGCCGAGCTGAGGAGGCAAACATGACCACCGTCTCAGAGGGAAAATCCAAAAAGGAAGGGCGCGCCCTCTCCGACTTCAACTCCCTCATCTCCAGCCCCAGGCTGGGCGGCAGGGAGAAGAAGAAACCCAAAGGCCAGAGGGAGCAGCTGAACAAAACCAAGAAGCTCAACAGGACAAGTACCACCAACGAGTTCCAGGATAGTTCTGAGAGTGAGCCCGAGCTCTTCATCAGTGGAGACGAACTGATGAACCAGAGCCAGAGCTCCAAGAAGGGCTGGAAGAGTAAGAGGAGCCTGAGGATGGCCAGTGAACTGGAAGAGATCAAGTGCAGGAAGGCCAATGAGAGAGAGGACCGCGGGTTGGGCAGCCAGGGATTCGTCTACGTCATGGCCAATAAGCAGCCACTCTGGAACGAGGCAACACAAGTCTACCAGCTGGACTTCGGAGGACGGGTCACTCAGGAGTCTGCTAAGAACTTTCAGATCGAGTTGGATGGCAGACAG GTGATGCAGTTTGGCAGAATCGATGGGAACGCCTATATCCTGGATTTCCAGTATCCTTTCTCAGCAGTGCAGGCCTTTGCTGTGGCCTTAGCCAATGTTACTCAAAGGCTGAAGTGA
- the tulp4b gene encoding tubby-related protein 4 isoform X1, translating into MSRNCEPGHSVRMLAAVEHGPILCSDSNILCLSWKGRVPKSEKDKPVCQRRYYEEGWLATGNGRGVVGVTFTSSHCRRDRNTPQRINFNLRGHNSEVVLVRWNEPFQKLATCDMEGGIFVWIQYEGRWSVELVNDRGAQVSDFTWSHDGSQALIAYRDGFVLVGSVSGQRHWSSEINLESQITCGIWTPDDQQVLFGTADGQVIVMDCHGRMIAHVLLHESDGIVGMSWNCPCFLVEDSTESDTDSDDNNTPQVRNLKPVLTVSFISGDISLMNNYDDLAPTVIRSGLKDVEVQWCSQGDLLAVAGMERHGVPGVPXGSIMRNALVKFYNVQGEHIYTLETPAQRPITTICWGHRDSRLFLACGPALYVVRVEHRVASLQLLCQQGIASALREERDVGKLNMPSLLCSYVTTAFIPTIKPPIPDPNNIRDFVSYPTAGNERLHCTMKRAEDNPEAGGPCYTLYLEHLGGLVPILKGRRISKLRPEFIIMDPKTDSKAGGLGTGKDEVCVNAMISYMTDSCNCSDSSDIELSDEWVGKKSPKLSRGNRSPKHSRRNIESRKSPKTSRTSQEGLRSPRLPTKKPLIRSPSLTRREMSMDGISEHNYLAQVTSNIWGTKFKIVGLASFLPANLGAVIYKTSLLHLQPRQMTIYLPEVRRISLDFMSLPVFNPNVFSEDEDDLPVTGPSGVTGDNPPCTVNIPIAPIHSPAQAMSPTQSIGLVQSLLANQNIQLDVLTNPTATASAAAAAAAAAAAAAAAAAAASASVLGSDHGQDAVAVHYSGTLGRYSNPGQVIFNGLEMGPLLAGTLPPPPPPHNLPQQPHQQRPQSQQTHQQQQSKQPQQIQTQQQQQQQQQQQQQQQQQRMQHQQLQHQQPQIPQHHQHLQQLHIQQIQQQQQQQTQQHQALQQQYQQQQAALQQQQQQIQQQHQHLQQQQIAQQHQQMQLQHEQMHQQQQQMQQQQQQIRQQIIEMRQQQQQLQQQHQQIQQQHQQMQRQHQQMQQQLKLQITLPPPPTGYPTISLQQFQVPHPSPELGPERGQQGHTQSHTLXRPSLPRSRPPSFIDVDSLRSRPPSFLEADTSRSRPPSFIDIDTIRTRPPSFIDVDTGTLRSRPPSFLDADSSRSRTLSFIDTDTLRSRPPSFLDAETSLEIQMRKVNAPPPYPGTVVSAATATTSTAPQTLITNCDNPNILVTADPCLKKDEFSLHPVGLQYQMGYERITTFDSSGNVEEVCRPRRRLIRNQNAYAVQGMGGSATLKVTSSSDSKKVHLPYSSATLSRLSVPRYSIPSGDPPPYPDPANQVNINTTTLPPPQRMDSSHMIHATLRRDRRDGESRLKVSQMVDASRTLPSKSKINSAALALSYQQRVPTALYTCTQCSSNSSSTSVSVSGGGSSSSGIAGGTVVRQDFPPGKGAHHSTIIVHSKSTSPLASQSSYNLLSPVDNSRDRTVYVNSAFTEDEALSQQCRHLTLGEVSLTLKRPPPYQWDPNTAEEFWIPQEQTIVAPPPPPTHKPPPPLIFSNAQHLDMTRLPFLLSTKPPSSPSTVTFPSGYQISLSPFPPGGGQGGPPLQSMQSPPPPCPPNEVVAPVPQFTQQDPNLVLPPGYPPNLANLACCPLPPMYPGASSCAGLQLQPVSLHPWNPYSLPMQDPSGSATLPSKSHQLLEKPVLSPSPPTVPPPPPPSLPPPPPPTMLPKPKSPTEELTESASSFQEPSSLNESPVPDRQGTDRFXKKSRKRLDSRAEEANMTTVSEGKSKKEGRALSDFNSLISSPRLGGREKKKPKGQREQLNKTKKLNRTSTTNEFQDSSESEPELFISGDELMNQSQSSKKGWKSKRSLRMASELEEIKCRKANEREDRGLGSQGFVYVMANKQPLWNEATQVYQLDFGGRVTQESAKNFQIELDGRQVMQFGRIDGNAYILDFQYPFSAVQAFAVALANVTQRLK; encoded by the exons ATGTCCAGGAACTGTGAG CCTGGTCACTCAGTAAGGATGTTAGCTGCTGTGGAACATGGTCCCATCCTCTGCAGCGACTCCAACATCCTCTGCCTCTCCTGGAAGGGCCGGGTCCCCAAGAGCGAGAAGGACAAACCGGTGTGCCAGCGGCGCTACTATGAGGAGGGCTGGTTGGCCACTGGGAACgggagaggggtggtgggcgTAACGTTCACATCCAGCCACTGCAGGAGAGACAGGAACACCCCTCAGAGAATCAACTTCAACCTGCGAGGACACAACAGTGAG GTAGTGCTGGTCCGTTGGAATGAGCCCTTTCAGAAGCTGGCCACGTGTGACATGGAGGGAGGCATCTTTGTTTGGATTCAATATGAGGGACGGTGGTCTGTGGAGTTAGTGAATGACCGCGGTGCCCAG GTGAGTGACTTCACATGGTCTCATGATGGCAGCCAGGCCCTGATCGCCTACCGGGATGGGTTTGTCCTGGTGGGGTCAGTCAGCGGACAGAGACACTGGTCCtcagagattaacctggagagcCAGATCACCTGTGGCATCTGGACACCTGATGACCAACAG GTGTTGTTTGGTACGGCTGATGGTCAGGTGATAGTGATGGACTGCCATGGTCGTATGATCGCCCACGTCCTCCTGCATGAGTCAGATGGCATTGTCGGCATgtcctggaactgtccctgtttcCTGGTGGAGGACAGCACAGAGAGCGACACCGACTCTGATGACAATAACACACCTCAAG TACGTAACCTGAAGCCCGTTCTGACAGTCAGCTTCATATCAGGAGACATCAGTTTGATGAACAACTACGATGACCTCGCTCCTACCGTCATCCGCTCAGGACTCAAAG ATGTGGAGGTACAGTGGTGTTCGCARGGGGACCTCCTGGCAGTAGCTGGGATGGAGAGACATGGTGTCCCTGGAGTCCCCKCTGGCTCTATCATGAGGAACGCCCTGGTCAAGTTCTACAACGTCCAAGGAGAACATATCTacacattagaaacacctgcccAG CGCCCCATCACCACCATCTGCTGGGGCCATAGAGACTCTCGTCTGTTTCTGGCATGTGGCCCGGCGCTGTATGTGGTGCGAGTGGAGCACCGGGTGGCCAGCCTGCAGCTGCTGTGCCAACAGGGCATCGCCAGCGccctgagggaggagagggacgtGGGCAAACTCAACATGCCTTCCTTACTCTGCTCCTATGTCACCACCGCCTTCATACCCACCATCAAG CCTCCCATTCCTGATCCCAACAACATCCGGGACTTTGTCAGCTACCCCACGGCTGGCAACGAAAGGTTGCACTGCACCATGAAGCGAGCGGAGGACAACCCAGAGGCAGGGGGACCCTGTTACACCCTATACCTKGAACACCTAGGGGGGCTGGTGCCTATCCTCAAAGGYAGACGCATCAGCAARCTACGCCCAGAGTTCATCATCATGGACCCCAAAACAGACAGCAAAGCAGGTGGGCTTGGCACAGGAAAAG aCGAGGTGTGTGTGAATGCTATGATCTCCTACATGACTGACAGCTGTAACTGTTCCGACTCCAGCGACATTGAGTTGAGTGATGAGTGGGTCGGGAAGAAGTCGCCTAAACTATCCAGAGGAAACAGGTCTCCCAAGCATTCCAG AAGGAACATTGAATCAAGAAAATCTCCCAAGACGTCTAGGACTAGTCAGGAAGGGCTTCGATCACCAAGGTTACCAACGAAGAAGCCTCTGATTCGTTCTCCCAGTCTGACACGTCGAGAGATGTCCATGGATGGAATCTCTGAG CATAATTACCTGGCTCAAGTCACGTCCAATATTTGGGGGACTAAGTTCAAAATTGTGGGACTTGCTTCTTTCTTACCTGCTAATCTGGGTGCAG TTATCTATAAGACCAGTTTGCTCCATCTACAACCAAGGCAGATGACAATCTACCTTCCAGAGGTGCGGAGAATATCACTTGACTTCATGAGCCTGCCGGTCTTTAACCCCAACGTCTTCAGTGAGGATGAGGATGACTTGCCAG TAACGGGACCATCTGGAGTGACAGGTGACAACCCTCCATGTACGGTCAACATCCCCATCGCGCCCATCCACAGCCCCGCCCAGGCCATGTCCCCCACTCAGAGCATTGGTCTGGTCCAGTCCctgctggccaatcagaacattcAGCTGGATGTCCTGACCAATCCCACAGCTACGgcttcagcagcagcagcagcagcagcagcagcagcagcagcagcagcagcagcagcagcggcctcAGCCTCTGTTCTGGGGTCTGATCATGGTCAGGATGCTGTGGCAGTACATTACAGTGGGACTCTAGGAAGGTACTCCAACCCAGGACAGGTGATATTTAATGGGCTAGAGATGGGTCCCCTCCTGGCTGGAACGTTACCTCCACCTCCGCCTCCACATAACCTCCCTCAACAACCTCACCAACAACGTCCTCAGTCACAACAGACGCACCAACAACAGCAGTCCAAACAACCACAGCAGATACAAacgcaacagcagcagcagcagcagcagcagcagcagcagcagcagcaacaacagaggATGCAACATCAACAACTACAGCACCAACAACCACAGATTCCACAACATCATCAACACCTACAACAGCTTCACATACAGCAGatccaacagcagcagcagcaacagactCAGCAGCACCAAGCACTGCAACAACAGTACCAACAACAACAGGCGGCActgcaacagcaacaacagcagatcCAACAGCAGCACCAACACTTGCAACAGCAGCAAATCGCTCAGCAGCACCAACAGATGCAACTGCAGCACGAGCAAATGCATCAGCAGCAGCAACAaatgcagcaacaacaacagcagatcCGACAGCAGATTATAGAGATgaggcagcaacagcagcagttgcagcagcagcatcagcagaTACAACAGCAACACCAACAGATGCAGAGGCAGCACCAACAAATGCAGCAGCAACTGAAGCTGCAGATCACCTTGCCCCCTCCGCCTACtggctaccccaccatctctttGCAGCAGTTTCAGGTACCCCACCCCAGTCCAGAGTTGGGACCAGAAAGAGGACAGCAGGGCCATACTCAGAGCCATACTCTGRGCAGGCCAAGTCTACCGCGWTccaggcctccatcattcattgatgtMGACAGCTTACGGTCTAGACCTCCTTCCTTCCTCGAAGCAGACACATCAAGATCTAGGCCGCCGTCATTCATCGACATAGACACAATACGGACTAGACCTCCTTCTTTCATTGATGTAGATACCGGTACATTGCGATCTAGACCCCCGTCTTTCCTCGATGCGGACTCCTCCCGATCTAGAACTCTTTCattcatagacacagacacactacgGTCTAGACCTCCTTCCTTCCTCGATGCAGAGACTTCCCTTGAGATCCAGATGAGGAAGGTGAACGCTCCCCCGCCCTACCCAGGAACCGTCGTGTCTGCAGCCACCGCCACAACCTCCACCGCTCCTCAGACCCTCATCACCAACTGTGACAACCCCAACATACTGGTCACAGCAGACCCTTGTCTGAAGAAAGACGAGTTCTCACTCCACCCAGTTGGTCTCCAGTACCAGATGGGATACGAGAGGATCACGACCTTTGACAGCAGTGGGAATGTAGAGGAGGTGTGTCGCCCTCGCAGAAGACTCATACGCAACCAGAACGCCTACGCTGTTCAAGGCATGGGAGGTTCGGCCACACTKAAAGTCACCTCATCGTCTGACAGTAAGAAAGTCCATCTTCCTTACAGCTCAGCGACTCTAAGCCGCCTCTCGGTGCCACGATACTCCATACCCAGCGGAGACCCGCCCCCCTACCCAGATCCAGCCAATCAGGTTAACATTAACACGACAACACTTCCCCCTCCCCAACGCATGGACAGTAGTCACATGATTCACGCTACCTTGCGACGTGACAGGCGAGATGGGGAATCCCGCTTGAAGGTGTCCCAGATGGTTGATGCTTCAAGGACTCTACCGTCCAAGTCTAAGATCAACAGTGCTGCACTAGCGCTCTCTTACCAGCAGAGGGTGCCAACAGCTCTATATACCTGCActcagtgcagcagcaacagcagcagcaccagTGTCAGTGTTAGCGGGGgtggtagtagcagcagtggCATAGCAGGAGGCACTGTGGTGCGGCAGGATTTCCCACCAGGAAAAGGTGCTCATCACAGCACCATCATTGTCCACTCCAAAAGCACTTCACCTCTTGCTTCTCAGTCATCGTACAATCTGCTGAGTCCTGTTGATAACAGCAGGGATAGGACTGTGTATGTGAACTCTGCCTTTACCGAAGACGAGGCATTAAGTCAGCAGTGTCGTCACTTGACTCTTGGGGAGGTTAGTTTGACTCTGAAACGTCCTCCGCCATACCAGTGGGACCCAAACACCGCAGAGGAGTTCTGGATACCTCAAGAACAGACTATCGTAGCTCCCCCTCCACCACCAACGCACAAGCCCCCACCCCCACTCATCTTCAGCAATGCTCAGCACCTGGACATGACGCGGCTGCCTTTCCTACTCTCAACAAAACCCCCCAGCAGCCCAAGCACTGTTACTTTCCCATCGGGTTACCAGATCTCCCTGTCACCTTTCCCTCCAGGGGGAGGTCAGGGTGGACCCCCACTCCAGTCAATGCAGAGCCCTCCACCACCCTGCCCTCCCAACGAAGTAGTTGCCCCAGTTCCCCAGTTCACCCAGCAGGACCCCAACCTGGTCTTGCCACCTGGATACCCTCCCAACCTTGCCAACCTGGCTTGCTGCCCTCTGCCACCGATGTACCCAGGAGCTAGCTCCTGTGCCGGGCTTCAGCTGCAACCTGTTAGCCTGCACCCCTGGAACCCCTACAGCCTACCCATGCAGGACCCCTCAGGCTCTGCCACCCTGCCCAGCAAGTCTCATCAACTGTTAGAGAAGCCagtcctctccccatctcctcctacggttcctcctcccccacctccttcacttcctcctcctcctccaccaaccaTGCTGCCAAAACCCAAAAGCCCTACAGAGGAGCTGACGGAATCTGCCAGTAGCTTCCAGGAGCCGTCTTCTCTAAATGAAAGCCCTGTTCCAGACCGGCAGGGGACTGACAGGTTCWGCAAGAAGAGCCGTAAACGTCTGGACAGCCGAGCTGAGGAGGCAAACATGACCACCGTCTCAGAGGGAAAATCCAAAAAGGAAGGGCGCGCCCTCTCCGACTTCAACTCCCTCATCTCCAGCCCCAGGCTGGGCGGCAGGGAGAAGAAGAAACCCAAAGGCCAGAGGGAGCAGCTGAACAAAACCAAGAAGCTCAACAGGACAAGTACCACCAACGAGTTCCAGGATAGTTCTGAGAGTGAGCCCGAGCTCTTCATCAGTGGAGACGAACTGATGAACCAGAGCCAGAGCTCCAAGAAGGGCTGGAAGAGTAAGAGGAGCCTGAGGATGGCCAGTGAACTGGAAGAGATCAAGTGCAGGAAGGCCAATGAGAGAGAGGACCGCGGGTTGGGCAGCCAGGGATTCGTCTACGTCATGGCCAATAAGCAGCCACTCTGGAACGAGGCAACACAAGTCTACCAGCTGGACTTCGGAGGACGGGTCACTCAGGAGTCTGCTAAGAACTTTCAGATCGAGTTGGATGGCAGACAG GTGATGCAGTTTGGCAGAATCGATGGGAACGCCTATATCCTGGATTTCCAGTATCCTTTCTCAGCAGTGCAGGCCTTTGCTGTGGCCTTAGCCAATGTTACTCAAAGGCTGAAGTGA